The following are encoded together in the Eptesicus fuscus isolate TK198812 chromosome 16, DD_ASM_mEF_20220401, whole genome shotgun sequence genome:
- the TMSB10 gene encoding thymosin beta-10 gives MADKPDMGEVASFDKAKLKKTETQEKNTLPTKETIEQEKRSEMS, from the exons ATGGCAGACAAGCCAGACATGGGGGAAGTCGCCAGCTTCGATAAGGCCAAGCTGAAGAAGACGGAGACGCAGGAGAAGAACACCCTGCCGACCAAAGAGA CCATTGAGCAGGAGAAGCGGAGTGAGATGTCCTAA